One Virgibacillus proomii DNA window includes the following coding sequences:
- a CDS encoding ABC transporter ATP-binding protein, giving the protein MIRRFFSYYKPHKRLFIVDFTSAVIVALLELAFPVAVQYFIDQLLPGNDWNLIVLVSILLLLVYIISTLLQYVVTYLGHKLGINIETDMRQELFHHVQRQSFRFFDNTKTGHIMSRITNDLFDIGELAHHGPEDFFISLMTFFGAFIIMFMINVKLALIILLAVPILIFLITFSNIQMNKAWGKMYEDIAGVNARIEDAVSGARVVQSFTNEEHEMKRFTKDNFSFRKAKLSAYKVMAIVHSNIYMLMRLITLLVLVVGAWLTYNNQLMIGELVSFVLFVNVLFTPIQKITALLELYPKGMAGFKRFIDLLDVEPDVQNKKNAQDIAYLHGNISFNHVSFAYEKTQKPVLNDISFDIKVGETIAFVGPSGAGKTTICSLIPRFYDIDAGKITIDGVDIRDMTKESLRQQIGIVQQDVFLFTGTLRENIAYGKLDATDEEIELAARRAHMEEFINELPDGYETQVGERGLKLSGGQKQRIAIARMFLKNPPILILDEATSALDTETELIIQQALNELSKDRTTLVIAHRLATIKNADRIMVVTKDGIKEEGSHEQLIQRDGIFAQLHRAQMR; this is encoded by the coding sequence ATGATCCGGCGATTTTTTTCTTATTACAAACCCCATAAACGATTGTTTATCGTGGATTTTACATCAGCGGTAATTGTAGCTTTATTAGAACTTGCATTTCCAGTTGCTGTACAATATTTTATTGACCAACTGTTACCGGGAAACGACTGGAACTTGATTGTGCTTGTCAGCATTTTACTTCTTCTTGTTTATATCATAAGTACACTTTTACAATATGTAGTGACTTATTTAGGTCATAAATTAGGAATTAATATCGAAACGGACATGCGTCAAGAATTATTTCACCATGTTCAGCGGCAATCATTTCGTTTTTTTGATAATACTAAAACTGGCCATATTATGAGCCGGATTACGAATGACTTATTTGATATTGGTGAGCTTGCTCATCACGGACCAGAAGATTTCTTTATTTCCCTAATGACGTTTTTTGGCGCCTTTATTATTATGTTTATGATTAATGTAAAGCTGGCATTGATTATTTTGTTAGCTGTGCCAATATTGATTTTTCTAATCACATTTAGCAATATTCAAATGAATAAAGCATGGGGAAAAATGTACGAGGATATTGCTGGTGTGAATGCACGTATTGAGGATGCTGTATCAGGCGCTCGTGTAGTACAATCATTTACGAATGAAGAACATGAGATGAAGCGATTCACAAAAGATAATTTCAGTTTTCGTAAAGCTAAATTATCAGCATATAAGGTAATGGCAATCGTTCATTCTAATATATACATGCTTATGCGGTTAATTACGTTACTCGTACTAGTGGTCGGAGCTTGGCTGACCTATAATAATCAACTAATGATTGGTGAGTTAGTCAGCTTTGTGTTATTTGTTAATGTATTATTTACACCTATTCAAAAAATCACAGCTTTGTTGGAGCTTTATCCGAAAGGAATGGCCGGATTCAAGCGATTTATAGATTTATTAGATGTTGAGCCAGATGTGCAAAATAAAAAAAACGCTCAAGATATCGCTTATTTGCACGGCAACATCTCATTCAATCATGTTTCATTTGCTTATGAAAAAACACAAAAACCGGTGTTAAATGATATAAGTTTTGATATTAAAGTTGGAGAAACAATTGCTTTTGTCGGCCCATCAGGTGCAGGAAAAACAACCATTTGCTCATTAATTCCTAGATTTTATGATATTGATGCGGGGAAAATTACGATAGATGGGGTGGATATTCGGGATATGACGAAGGAGAGCTTGCGTCAACAAATAGGCATTGTACAACAGGATGTTTTCTTATTTACTGGAACATTACGAGAAAACATAGCTTATGGAAAACTGGATGCCACTGATGAAGAAATAGAGTTGGCAGCACGCCGAGCCCATATGGAAGAGTTTATTAACGAATTACCTGATGGATACGAAACACAGGTTGGCGAGCGGGGTTTAAAGCTTTCCGGCGGTCAGAAACAGCGAATTGCCATTGCTCGTATGTTTTTAAAAAATCCACCAATTCTCATTTTAGATGAAGCAACTTCTGCCTTAGATACAGAAACTGAATTGATTATTCAGCAAGCTTTAAATGAGCTTTCAAAAGATCGAACAACCCTTGTTATTGCTCATCGACTGGCAACTATTAAAAATGCAGATCGAATTATGGTCGTGACAAAAGACGGGATTAAGGAAGAAGGCAGTCATGAGCAATTAATACAACGTGATGGCATTTTCGCGCAACTTCATCGTGCCCAAATGCGTTAA
- a CDS encoding DMT family transporter translates to MNKSWIYVILTSLFELIWIYGFNTASTWWHWVLIIGAILLDLHFLSKACEGIPTGTVYAIFAAAGTVGTALMDVYIFGGSLSMGKIFFMFLLVIGVIGLKLFDEPNQATHQEVHS, encoded by the coding sequence GTGAATAAATCATGGATATACGTAATTTTAACAAGTTTATTTGAATTAATTTGGATTTATGGGTTTAATACAGCATCTACATGGTGGCATTGGGTTTTAATTATTGGAGCGATTTTGTTAGATCTTCATTTCTTGTCGAAAGCTTGTGAAGGTATACCAACAGGAACAGTGTATGCCATATTTGCTGCTGCTGGAACAGTAGGAACAGCATTGATGGATGTCTATATCTTTGGTGGCAGTTTAAGTATGGGGAAAATATTTTTTATGTTTCTTCTAGTTATAGGTGTTATTGGTTTAAAGCTATTTGATGAGCCGAATCAAGCAACACATCAGGAGGTGCATTCATAA
- a CDS encoding two-component system regulatory protein YycI, translating into MQWSQIKTLFILCFLILNIYLFIEFMDKQNRVDSFDQASTEEPTIEEMLKQENIKVSDKHVDVTKDTYINVAPKKFTDVDIKKATDLKGQDVQLINKTLLVSRFDSPVPIPQDKTSMNELIRSYTAFANDYVFYGWDKKTNVLLFFQQKKDRPIYFNRYGTILVFLNKDNEMVYYMQTMLGDAKEQGEPSKLLNPIKAIGYLYNQNELVSEDNVTSVDNGYYTRIGSETGSNQVFAPTYKIEVNKERNYFVNAVEGYVNAGDDTKFISDTIKSNLSNFKQMNKDVDWKDDFIKMVEESIIEDSITEDIRIEE; encoded by the coding sequence ATGCAATGGAGTCAGATTAAAACATTATTTATTCTATGTTTCTTAATCCTCAATATTTATCTATTTATTGAGTTTATGGATAAACAAAACAGGGTGGATTCCTTCGACCAGGCAAGTACGGAGGAACCAACGATTGAAGAAATGTTAAAGCAGGAAAATATTAAAGTTAGTGATAAGCACGTGGATGTAACTAAAGATACGTATATTAATGTTGCCCCTAAGAAATTTACCGATGTGGATATTAAAAAGGCTACTGATTTAAAAGGACAGGATGTTCAACTTATTAATAAGACATTGCTTGTCTCCCGTTTTGATAGTCCGGTACCAATTCCACAAGATAAAACAAGTATGAATGAATTGATAAGAAGCTATACGGCTTTTGCTAATGATTATGTATTCTATGGTTGGGATAAGAAAACGAATGTATTGCTCTTCTTTCAACAAAAAAAAGATAGGCCGATTTACTTTAACCGCTATGGTACCATCCTTGTATTCCTAAACAAAGATAATGAGATGGTTTACTATATGCAAACAATGTTGGGAGATGCAAAGGAACAAGGTGAACCAAGTAAGCTCCTTAATCCAATCAAAGCCATTGGGTATTTATATAATCAAAATGAGTTGGTTTCAGAAGACAATGTAACTTCAGTCGATAATGGTTATTATACAAGAATTGGATCTGAGACAGGTTCTAACCAAGTATTTGCACCAACTTATAAGATTGAGGTAAATAAGGAACGCAATTATTTCGTCAATGCGGTAGAAGGTTATGTTAATGCTGGAGATGATACAAAGTTTATTTCAGACACGATTAAAAGTAATCTGAGTAACTTTAAACAGATGAATAAGGACGTGGATTGGAAAGACGATTTTATAAAAATGGTAGAAGAATCGATTATAGAGGATAGCATAACGGAAGATATAAGGATAGAAGAATAG
- a CDS encoding MBL fold metallo-hydrolase codes for MYLTYFYDSALAQASYMVACQATGEAAVIDPSRNIEEYVKVAREQGFQIRAAVETHIHADFVSGVTELARRTGATIYYSLEGADNGGYDWDDSLSVHGLRDQDIIHLGNVQLKAIHTPGHTPEHMSYELTDGAAGDKPMGVFTGDFIFVGDVGRPDLLEKSVGVKGSAEQGARQLFASLQKFKQYSDYIQIWPGHGSGSACGKSLGSVPASTVGYEKLFNPAFQPTNEADFIDFILDGQPEPPAYFTKMKEVNRTGMTPLSKVSTAVEWYLTGNEVAKLAKEITNLVIDTRSIEVYSRGSIPGTINLPYPDLFAEWLGRLANYEKGIFIIAEPHQYADLRKILINMGMDNLQGFFPLSVVKTATKLQSYDHQSPKNVDKKRKSAQVQVLDVRYQEEWEESHIPNAKHIPLPQLPERLDELTYDKPIAVHCRSGKRSAIASSILLNHGFEVINVEGGFINWENENLEITNK; via the coding sequence ATGTACTTAACCTATTTTTATGATTCGGCACTAGCTCAAGCCTCCTATATGGTGGCATGCCAAGCTACAGGTGAGGCCGCAGTAATTGATCCGTCAAGAAATATTGAGGAGTATGTAAAGGTGGCAAGAGAACAAGGATTTCAAATCCGTGCTGCAGTAGAGACACATATCCATGCTGACTTTGTATCAGGAGTTACCGAACTTGCCAGACGTACTGGGGCAACGATCTATTATTCTTTAGAAGGAGCGGATAATGGAGGATATGACTGGGACGATTCATTATCTGTGCACGGCTTAAGGGATCAAGACATCATCCATTTAGGCAATGTTCAACTAAAAGCAATTCACACTCCTGGTCACACTCCAGAGCATATGTCTTATGAACTAACCGATGGAGCTGCTGGAGACAAGCCAATGGGAGTGTTTACCGGCGATTTTATATTTGTTGGCGATGTTGGCCGTCCTGATTTATTAGAAAAATCTGTTGGCGTAAAGGGTTCCGCTGAGCAAGGGGCTCGCCAACTGTTTGCTTCCTTACAAAAGTTTAAACAATATAGTGATTATATACAAATTTGGCCTGGTCACGGTTCCGGAAGTGCTTGTGGTAAATCACTTGGATCTGTTCCAGCGTCTACTGTCGGCTATGAAAAGTTATTTAATCCAGCCTTCCAACCAACAAATGAAGCTGATTTTATTGACTTTATACTTGATGGTCAGCCGGAGCCTCCAGCTTACTTTACAAAAATGAAAGAAGTAAACAGAACGGGAATGACACCACTTTCTAAAGTATCAACAGCTGTGGAATGGTATCTAACTGGTAATGAAGTCGCTAAATTAGCAAAGGAAATAACCAATCTAGTTATTGATACGCGGAGCATCGAAGTTTATTCTAGAGGAAGTATTCCAGGAACGATTAACCTTCCCTATCCTGATTTATTTGCGGAGTGGTTAGGTCGCCTTGCTAATTATGAAAAAGGTATCTTTATTATTGCAGAACCACATCAATACGCTGACTTACGAAAAATACTAATCAATATGGGAATGGACAACTTACAAGGTTTCTTTCCGCTTTCCGTAGTTAAAACAGCGACAAAACTACAGTCTTATGATCACCAATCACCAAAAAACGTAGATAAAAAGAGAAAAAGCGCTCAGGTACAAGTATTAGATGTAAGGTATCAAGAGGAATGGGAGGAATCACATATTCCAAATGCCAAGCATATCCCGCTGCCTCAGCTGCCAGAACGGCTAGACGAATTAACCTATGATAAACCTATCGCTGTTCATTGTAGATCAGGAAAACGTTCAGCTATTGCCTCCAGCATTTTATTGAATCACGGTTTTGAAGTGATTAATGTAGAAGGCGGCTTTATAAACTGGGAAAATGAAAATCTAGAAATAACCAATAAATGA
- a CDS encoding peroxiredoxin codes for MEQLEQTMQVQSLPRIGEKAPDFTAKTTHGELSLSAYKGKWVVLFSHPADFTPVCTSEFVAFQEVYDRLLGMNTELIGLSIDSVSSHIAWVRNIEENFNTTIDFPIIADLDQQVATKYGMIMPESDGTETSRAVFVIDDKQTIRALIYYPLSTGRNMEEIVRLVKALRTTDDHEVSTPANWEPGDKVIVKPPQTKEEANERMNNSEYECIDWYFCKKELK; via the coding sequence ATGGAACAATTGGAACAAACCATGCAAGTACAAAGTTTGCCAAGAATTGGTGAGAAAGCCCCCGATTTTACAGCAAAAACGACTCATGGGGAGCTATCTTTAAGCGCTTACAAAGGTAAGTGGGTTGTGCTATTTTCTCACCCAGCTGATTTCACACCAGTATGTACCTCTGAGTTTGTAGCTTTTCAAGAAGTTTACGATCGTCTACTTGGTATGAATACAGAATTAATTGGTCTAAGTATTGATAGTGTTAGCTCTCATATTGCTTGGGTAAGAAATATAGAAGAAAATTTTAATACAACCATTGACTTTCCAATCATAGCGGATCTAGATCAACAGGTTGCTACGAAGTATGGAATGATTATGCCGGAGTCCGATGGTACTGAAACATCACGAGCGGTCTTTGTTATTGATGATAAACAAACGATTCGAGCTTTGATTTACTATCCACTGTCTACAGGACGAAATATGGAAGAAATTGTTCGCCTTGTCAAAGCATTACGAACAACCGATGATCATGAGGTTTCCACGCCGGCGAACTGGGAGCCAGGAGATAAAGTAATTGTAAAGCCCCCGCAAACAAAAGAAGAAGCAAATGAACGTATGAACAATAGTGAGTATGAATGTATCGATTGGTATTTTTGTAAAAAAGAACTGAAGTAA
- a CDS encoding TetR family transcriptional regulator — MDNKKEKIIRSAIQVFKEKGIEKTKVSDIVKGAGVAQGTFYLYFPSKLAVMPSIAEVMVKRIVEAMEEEVKPEKEFMEQLELVVHVAFKITNDYREIYALMFAGLASSQYLSEWEKIYEPYYAWMREFLIQPKATGFLRENMDVDATAKLLIGLIEAGAEQSYLFDKQDEKKANQKQKEVLEFAKNAICK, encoded by the coding sequence GTGGACAATAAAAAAGAAAAAATTATTCGCTCAGCTATTCAAGTATTTAAGGAAAAAGGAATTGAAAAAACGAAGGTATCTGATATTGTTAAAGGTGCTGGCGTAGCCCAAGGTACATTTTATTTGTATTTTCCTTCCAAATTAGCCGTTATGCCTTCCATTGCCGAGGTTATGGTAAAGAGAATTGTGGAAGCGATGGAAGAGGAGGTAAAGCCTGAAAAGGAATTTATGGAACAATTGGAACTAGTGGTTCATGTAGCTTTTAAAATAACAAACGATTATCGGGAAATCTATGCTTTAATGTTTGCTGGATTGGCTTCTAGTCAATATTTAAGTGAGTGGGAAAAAATATATGAGCCTTATTATGCTTGGATGCGCGAGTTTTTAATCCAACCAAAAGCAACGGGATTTCTTCGTGAGAATATGGATGTTGATGCAACGGCCAAATTATTAATAGGTTTAATTGAAGCTGGGGCTGAACAATCTTATTTATTTGATAAACAAGATGAAAAAAAAGCAAATCAAAAACAAAAGGAAGTCCTAGAATTCGCCAAAAATGCAATATGTAAGTAA
- a CDS encoding MBL fold metallo-hydrolase — protein MTLRFSVLASGSTGNAFYIETEQERLLVDAGLSGKQLDRLFQEIKIDPSNLSSILVTHEHSDHIKGLGVFARKYKLPIYANAKTWQAMEKSIGNLSVDQKFHFNLEEIKTFGDIDVESFGVSHDAAEPMFYTFHHQGKKVALVTDLGYVSERIKKIVESADAYIFEANHDVGMLRMGRYPWNVKRRILGDSGHISNEDCGLALADIVDNNTQRIYLAHLSLDNNMRDLARMSVNNVLQERGISLELMDTYHDKPTALFEVS, from the coding sequence ATGACTTTACGCTTTAGTGTGTTAGCCTCAGGAAGTACAGGCAATGCATTTTATATTGAAACAGAACAAGAAAGACTGCTTGTTGATGCTGGTTTAAGCGGCAAGCAGTTGGATCGTCTTTTTCAAGAAATAAAAATTGACCCGAGTAATTTATCAAGTATTTTAGTTACTCATGAACATAGTGATCATATTAAAGGGCTTGGTGTTTTTGCTCGAAAATATAAGCTGCCTATTTACGCAAATGCAAAAACATGGCAAGCAATGGAAAAATCTATTGGTAATCTGTCTGTTGATCAGAAATTTCATTTTAACTTGGAGGAAATAAAAACATTTGGCGATATTGATGTTGAATCATTCGGTGTTTCTCATGATGCGGCAGAACCAATGTTTTATACATTCCATCATCAAGGAAAAAAAGTTGCGCTTGTTACGGATTTAGGTTATGTATCGGAGCGTATTAAGAAAATCGTAGAAAGTGCAGATGCTTATATCTTTGAAGCAAATCATGATGTTGGTATGCTACGAATGGGAAGGTATCCATGGAATGTGAAACGCCGTATTTTAGGTGATTCGGGTCATATATCCAATGAAGACTGTGGTCTTGCTTTGGCAGATATTGTTGATAATAATACCCAACGCATTTATTTGGCGCATTTAAGCTTAGATAATAATATGCGCGATCTAGCCCGAATGTCGGTAAATAATGTACTTCAAGAGCGGGGCATTTCCTTAGAATTAATGGATACGTATCACGATAAACCAACTGCATTGTTTGAAGTAAGCTAA
- a CDS encoding histidine phosphatase family protein yields MSSICFIRHGQTDWNEQGRLQGKTDIPLNDTGRKQAEACGNFLNATDYDFLICSPLQRAKETAQIINQHLNLPLIKMGDFKERSFGDAEGMTIEERQKAYPSGSFPNQEKREEFNQRVMAGLEKINKKFPNKRILLVAHGAVINAILAEVSNGKIGSGKTTLMNGCISNIHFKEKTWEIQNYNQVRHLN; encoded by the coding sequence ATATCAAGTATATGTTTTATTCGCCATGGACAAACAGACTGGAACGAACAAGGCAGACTTCAAGGAAAAACGGATATTCCACTTAACGATACAGGTAGAAAACAGGCTGAAGCTTGTGGCAATTTTTTAAATGCGACTGATTATGATTTCCTTATATGCAGTCCTTTACAACGTGCAAAAGAGACTGCTCAAATTATTAACCAACACTTAAATCTCCCGCTTATAAAAATGGGCGATTTTAAAGAACGTTCGTTTGGAGACGCTGAAGGTATGACAATAGAAGAAAGGCAAAAAGCGTATCCAAGCGGCAGCTTTCCAAACCAAGAAAAACGAGAGGAATTTAATCAGCGGGTTATGGCAGGACTGGAAAAGATTAATAAGAAATTTCCTAATAAGCGAATTTTATTAGTGGCTCACGGTGCTGTCATCAATGCTATATTAGCTGAAGTTTCCAATGGGAAAATTGGCTCAGGTAAAACAACACTAATGAATGGATGTATTAGCAACATTCATTTCAAAGAAAAGACATGGGAGATACAAAACTATAACCAGGTAAGACACTTGAATTAA
- a CDS encoding DMT family transporter, whose amino-acid sequence MGWFFVACASMFEILGVLGLRLYSQNKTILSGLLYLGGLGASFAFLYASFSYLLVSVSYSVFMGVGTAGAVIMNMIFFGESTNKLRVISLILIIIGVVGLKALS is encoded by the coding sequence ATGGGATGGTTCTTTGTTGCATGTGCTTCGATGTTTGAAATATTAGGTGTACTAGGTCTTCGGTTATATAGCCAGAATAAGACAATTCTCAGCGGTTTATTGTATCTAGGTGGATTAGGTGCTTCGTTTGCCTTTCTTTATGCATCTTTCTCATATTTACTTGTAAGTGTTTCTTATTCTGTGTTTATGGGAGTTGGTACGGCTGGCGCTGTAATAATGAATATGATTTTCTTTGGTGAATCAACCAATAAATTACGCGTTATCAGTTTAATTTTGATTATTATTGGAGTAGTAGGTTTGAAAGCTTTGTCCTAA
- a CDS encoding SDR family oxidoreductase has translation MKLTGKVAIVTGAASGMGKAIAELYGQEGASVIVSDINLEGAEVVASSIVEKGGKAKAVKTDVAIKQDIDHLIDTTIHEYGTLDILVNNAGIMDGIEPAGEIEDEKWERIFLINTTSVMRATRKVLPIFLEKQNGVIINIASTGGLNGAQAGAAYTASKHAVVGFTKNTGYMYADEGIRCNAIAPGGVETNIGLTMKHISEFGAGRTQKGQAVMPRMGKPEEIATVALFLATEDSTFINGTVITADGGWTAAF, from the coding sequence ATGAAATTAACAGGTAAAGTTGCAATTGTTACTGGTGCAGCCTCTGGAATGGGAAAGGCGATTGCTGAACTTTATGGCCAAGAAGGAGCAAGTGTCATTGTATCTGATATTAATTTAGAAGGAGCAGAAGTAGTAGCGTCATCCATTGTTGAAAAGGGAGGAAAGGCAAAGGCTGTAAAAACCGATGTAGCCATTAAACAAGATATCGATCATTTAATTGACACAACCATTCATGAATATGGCACATTAGATATCTTAGTTAATAATGCAGGTATTATGGATGGAATAGAACCGGCCGGAGAAATAGAGGATGAGAAATGGGAACGAATTTTCTTAATTAATACTACTTCTGTTATGCGAGCAACTAGAAAAGTATTACCTATTTTTCTTGAAAAACAAAACGGTGTTATTATTAATATTGCTTCTACCGGTGGGTTAAATGGTGCACAAGCAGGAGCGGCATATACTGCATCTAAACATGCGGTAGTTGGATTTACAAAGAATACTGGCTATATGTATGCAGATGAGGGAATTCGTTGTAATGCTATCGCTCCAGGGGGAGTAGAAACAAATATTGGATTAACCATGAAACATATAAGCGAATTTGGAGCTGGTCGTACACAAAAAGGACAAGCAGTTATGCCACGTATGGGAAAGCCTGAGGAAATAGCTACGGTTGCTCTATTTTTAGCAACAGAGGATTCAACATTTATCAATGGGACAGTAATTACGGCAGATGGTGGTTGGACAGCGGCGTTTTAA
- a CDS encoding DoxX family protein: MKSTVHMHVFPWICYAIAFVFITSGMIKLVISDFKTTFTQLGMPFPEVTLFLIAIIEVACGILVAGRIYLKIAVAPLILIMLGALYVTKLPILLHKGLLLFLFEARLDIVMLILLLIAWSKHKTVDNLN, translated from the coding sequence ATGAAATCGACTGTTCATATGCATGTGTTTCCGTGGATCTGCTATGCGATTGCATTTGTTTTTATTACATCAGGAATGATAAAGCTAGTTATCAGCGATTTTAAGACAACCTTCACTCAATTGGGAATGCCGTTTCCTGAAGTTACTCTGTTTCTTATCGCAATCATTGAAGTAGCTTGTGGAATATTAGTAGCAGGGAGAATTTATTTAAAAATAGCTGTAGCTCCATTAATTCTGATTATGCTTGGTGCCTTGTATGTAACAAAATTGCCTATTTTACTCCATAAAGGGCTGCTCCTTTTTTTATTTGAAGCCCGATTAGATATCGTCATGTTAATTTTATTATTAATCGCTTGGAGTAAACATAAAACAGTGGATAATCTTAACTAA
- a CDS encoding S1C family serine protease encodes MGYYDQHYPPNPQRKKKKNWLIPLLLGVIIGVLLVTVALPALVDTGILTNNEQEAGTRQDLGSTKKGNGPKQVMNVDISTQITEIIDQVAPAVVGVINIQQQIDFWQQEENGQAGEGSGVIYKKEDGTAYVVTNHHVVSGADTIEVVLFDDTRIEAKLVGSDLFSDLAVLKMDGDKIKNVIEIGTSANVKVGEPAIAIGNPLGLMFSGSVTQGVISGKERTIPQDFNQDGRADWQAEVIQTDAAINPGNSGGALINLNGQLIGINSMKINQTAVEGLGFAIPIDSALPIINQLETEGKVTRPYLGVEIYSLEEVPQTEWNNTLKLPEDIEGGVYVWSVEPLSPADRAGLKRLDVITELDGKQIRNMIDLRKILYQEKEVGDKVTVTYYREGRKQETTIELGTQK; translated from the coding sequence ATGGGATATTACGATCAGCATTATCCGCCAAATCCGCAACGGAAGAAGAAGAAAAACTGGCTAATACCACTTTTGCTTGGGGTTATTATTGGTGTTTTACTTGTAACAGTTGCTTTACCAGCACTTGTTGATACAGGAATTCTAACAAATAATGAGCAAGAAGCAGGAACTCGGCAAGACTTAGGTTCAACAAAAAAAGGAAATGGACCAAAACAAGTAATGAACGTCGATATTTCAACACAAATTACCGAAATTATTGATCAAGTAGCACCAGCTGTAGTAGGAGTAATTAATATCCAGCAACAGATTGATTTTTGGCAGCAGGAGGAAAACGGTCAGGCTGGAGAAGGTTCAGGTGTTATTTATAAAAAAGAGGATGGCACAGCTTATGTAGTAACCAATCATCATGTGGTTAGTGGTGCTGATACCATTGAAGTTGTGTTGTTTGACGACACCCGTATTGAAGCAAAGTTAGTAGGAAGTGACTTATTTTCTGATTTAGCGGTGCTAAAAATGGATGGCGATAAGATAAAAAATGTCATAGAAATCGGTACTTCTGCCAATGTAAAAGTAGGAGAGCCGGCGATAGCAATTGGTAATCCACTTGGACTTATGTTTTCCGGATCGGTAACACAAGGTGTTATTAGTGGAAAAGAAAGAACAATTCCGCAAGATTTTAATCAGGATGGTCGAGCTGATTGGCAAGCAGAAGTTATTCAAACAGATGCAGCCATTAATCCTGGTAATAGCGGTGGTGCTCTTATTAATCTTAACGGTCAATTAATTGGTATTAATTCCATGAAAATTAATCAAACAGCTGTGGAAGGATTAGGGTTCGCAATTCCGATTGATTCTGCTCTACCAATAATTAACCAGCTGGAAACGGAAGGAAAAGTAACGAGACCTTACTTAGGTGTTGAAATTTATTCATTAGAAGAGGTACCACAAACGGAATGGAATAATACACTTAAATTGCCGGAAGATATTGAAGGCGGTGTCTACGTTTGGAGTGTAGAGCCACTATCACCGGCGGATCGAGCAGGTCTCAAGCGGCTAGATGTCATTACAGAATTAGATGGTAAGCAGATAAGGAATATGATTGATCTCCGAAAAATTCTTTACCAGGAAAAAGAAGTAGGTGATAAAGTGACTGTTACCTATTATCGAGAAGGAAGGAAACAAGAAACAACAATTGAATTAGGAACACAGAAATAG
- a CDS encoding TetR/AcrR family transcriptional regulator, producing the protein MIKTDRRVLKSKQALKSAFIQLMNEKELQQITITDLVDFANINRGTFYKHYQTKTELFHELVEDILSDLVHSYRSPYLNKKTFTPLEMKAPTILIFNHIKRFSDFYQTILLNEHILPGFQNKLCSIIKDLSLNDLQTVQKTNSINQDLQASYQAHALVGLIIEWGRSDFKYSMNYMSEQLIKILSTVPITMKYHTSKNSNDKFK; encoded by the coding sequence TTGATAAAGACAGACCGTCGAGTTCTAAAATCTAAACAAGCATTAAAATCTGCTTTCATTCAGTTAATGAATGAAAAAGAACTGCAACAAATAACTATTACTGATCTTGTGGATTTTGCCAATATAAATCGAGGGACGTTTTATAAACACTATCAAACGAAAACCGAACTTTTTCATGAATTAGTTGAAGATATTTTATCTGATTTGGTTCATTCCTATAGAAGCCCATACTTGAATAAAAAAACATTCACCCCCCTTGAAATGAAAGCCCCCACCATTCTAATTTTTAACCATATCAAGCGCTTTTCCGACTTCTATCAAACTATTTTACTAAATGAACATATCTTGCCGGGATTTCAAAATAAGCTTTGTTCTATTATTAAAGATCTATCCCTCAACGATTTACAAACTGTCCAAAAAACAAATTCGATTAACCAAGATTTGCAGGCTAGCTACCAAGCTCATGCCTTAGTAGGCTTAATCATAGAATGGGGGAGGAGTGATTTCAAATACTCTATGAATTATATGTCTGAACAATTAATAAAAATACTTTCAACTGTCCCCATCACTATGAAATATCATACTTCAAAAAATTCAAATGACAAATTTAAGTAG